From the Solanum pennellii chromosome 4, SPENNV200 genome, one window contains:
- the LOC107015745 gene encoding LOW QUALITY PROTEIN: receptor-like protein 13 (The sequence of the model RefSeq protein was modified relative to this genomic sequence to represent the inferred CDS: deleted 1 base in 1 codon): MKDRRNIKFCLLVLYLTLVANQWQRITGSAAAPKRCWEEERSGLLKLEEDMMSSNGGHLTLWEAYNKSGYLDCCSWRWVKCNLTTGRVIKLNLRAARQGSEDGWSFNASLFLPFKSLQVLILSENYITGWNKNEGFNKLSQLTNLKVLDLQYNYLLFPNVLSSFCWISSLEVLRLNRVLGSQMGTIEFPSLKNRSAPIDEGITKKCPGMSNLAVLMVAGYGINDTSFLSTLGLGTLTGLRNLERLYLSSNDFNSTIFSSLKHLPSLKHLDLTNNDIGGKIETSDIIALSNLEFLDLRMNNFEGFVTTKGSRRMSSLRNIRLGRSNSNSTNIIQSLKSFSSLKRLSYENGDLSASSVTYAIRNLSKLEYLNLEGSYLNENFLSSIGQIDSLKVLTMAFGGNYGTLPNQGWCELKNIQEVALTNNNFEGTIPSCLGNLTSLRWLSLDGNRFTGNIASYPLWRTLTSLEYLDISFNQFEIPLSFNQFDNNSKLTYLHVGYNTITRDVEFKNWIPNFQLQLFAVEGCINLQKLPSFLHYQHDLRVISIDKNQLPGKFPTWLLENNTRLAGLYARDNAFIGPWKLPSTSHLCLEQLDVSNNKLSGHVPANISSAFPKLNFLNMSQNLLEGPIPSDIGGFHLVMLDISHNLLSGGVPSDLAVSSPVLNYLRLSNNRLSGTIFSKDIRPSILYYLYLNGNRFEGPLPSNIFLKPLIALDASSNNFSGKIPKWIRDNTRLLQLDLAKNHLEGSIPVEICNLKLIQVLALSENRLSGPVPSCVSGLALEHIHLDKNQLGGELEDSLFNISSLITLDLGYNNFTGNIPHTIASLSSLNFLLLNNNQLDGEIPIQICLLNKLSIMDLSFNKLYGPLLPCLGNFMQAENDAETRSVYYQASSRLAWLDFKNWISSTRHYHISYGFLSDFDLMDVETRVQFSTKRNSYTYKGSILKYMSGIDLSSNRLTGEIPVELGNLGKIHAFNLSHNHIFGRIPYTFSYLHEIESLDLSHNSLNGTIPVDLLELHFLAIFSVAYNNLSGAVPPFKAQFSTFDKSSYQGNPLLCGYPLDNECNGTKSSNTSNNGNEESAGFMDTDSFYISFVASYGAILLGITAVLGINPYWRTTWFRLVEVLMLSSYYFLLDNVVTPIKNRWWRNLG, translated from the exons ATGAAGGATAGGAggaatattaaattttgcttGTTGGTGCTTTATCTGACGTTGGTGGCCAATCAGTGGCAGAG GATTACTGGTTCCGCTGCTGCACCCAAGAGGTGTTGGGAGGAAGAGAGGAGTGGTCTACTGAAACTAGAAGAAGACATGATGAGTTCAAATGGGGGACACTTGACCCTTTGGGAAGCCTATAATAAGAGTGGTTATTTGGATTGTTGTTCATGGCGTTGGGTAAAATGCAACTTAACAACAGGTCGAGTGATAAAACTTAATCTCAGAGCAGCAAGGCAAGGATCAGAGGATGGTTGGAGTTTTAATGCctctctctttcttccattCAAATCACTACAAGTTCTTATATTGTCTGAGAATTATATTACAGGGTGGAACAAAAATGAAG GGTTCAACAAACTGTCACAGTTGACCAACTTGAAAGTACTTGATTTGCAGTACAATTATCTCCTATTTCCAAATGTTTTATCATCTTTCTGTTGGATTTCATCTCTTGAGGTTCTAAGACTTAATCGTGTCCTTGGCTCACAAATGGGTACAATTGAATTCCCTTCTTTGAAAAATCGCTCTGCACCTATAG ATGAAGGCATAACTAAGAAATGTCCAGGGATGAGCAATTTAGCCGTACTCATGGTGGCAGGATATGGAATCAATGACACCAGTTTTCTTTCTACACTGG GTCTTGGTACACTTACTGGACTGAGGAATTTAGAGAGACTCTATTTGTCTAGCAATGACTTCAACTCCACCATCTTTTCATCTCTTAAACATCTTCCATCTCTCAAGCATCTAGATCTCACAAACAATGACATTGGTGGAAAAATTGAAACGAGTG ATATAATAGCCTTGAGCAATTTGGAATTTCTAGATCTCCGGATGAACAATTTTGAGGGCTTTGTGACTACCAAAG GTAGTAGAAGAATGAGTTCATTGAGGAATATACGACTTGGAAGATCTAATTCCAACTCGACCAACATCATACAATCC TTAAAATCGTTCTCATCTCTCAAGAGACTTTCTTATGAAAATGGTGATCTCAGTGCTTCTTCCGTAACTTATG CAATAAGAAATCTGAGCAAATTGGAGTACTTGAATTTGGAGGGATCTTATTTAAATGAGAATTTTCTCTCAAGCATTGGACAAATAGATTCTCTTAAAGTGCTGACTATGGCTTTTGGTGGCAACTATGGCACCCTCCCTAATCAAG gTTGGTGTGAGCTCAAAAACATTCAAGAGGTGGCACTCACTAACAACAATTTTGAGGGAACAATTCCTTCATGTCTTGGGAACTTGACATCACTTCGATGGCTTAGCCTTGATGGGAATCGCTTCACTGGAAATATAGCCTCATATCCTCTTTGGAGAACACTCACATCACTTGAGTACTTGGATATTTCATTTAACCAATTTGAAATTCCACTATCGTTCAATCAATTCGACAACAATTCAAAACTTACCTATTTGCATGTTGGCTATAATACTATAACTAGAGATGTCGAATTCAAGAATTGGATCCCAAATTTCCAGTTGCAGCTTTTTGCTGTTGAGGGATGCATAAACCTTCAAAAATTGCCTTCTTTCCTTCATTACCAGCACGACTTGAGAGTCATCTCTATAGACAAAAATCAATTGCCAGGAAAGTTTCCAACTTGGTTGTTAGAGAATAACACCAGACTTGCAGGCCTTTATGCTAGAGATAATGCTTTCATCGGACCGTGGAAATTGCCATCCACTAGTCATCTCTGTTTAGAGCAACTTGATGTCTCTAATAACAAACTAAGCGGACATGTTCCAGCAAACATAAGTTCAGCTTTCCCAAAGCTAAATTTTCTGAACATGTCACAAAATTTGCTTGAAGGTCCTATACCTTCTGATATTGGCGGGTTTCATTTAGTCATGCTGGATATATCTCACAACCTCTTGTCTGGAGGTGTTCCTAGCGATCTGGCAGTTAGTTCTCCCGTGCTGAATTACCTCCGGCTCTCAAACAATAGGTTGTCAGGGACAATATTTTCGAAGGATATCAGGCCAAGTATACTATATTATTTGTACTTAAATGGAAATAGGTTTGAGGGACCGTTACCTAGTAACATTTTTCTCAAACCCCTTATTGCACTGGATGCTAGCAGTAATAACTTCTCTGGGAAGATTCCAAAATGGATTAGAGATAACACAAGACTGTTACAGCTCGATTTAGCCAAAAATCATCTTGAAGGCTCGATTCCAGTTGAGATTTGCAATTTAAAGCTCATTCAAGTCTTAGCTTTGTCCGAAAACAGACTCTCAGGACCTGTTCCTTCTTGTGTGAGTGGTTTAGCCCTTGAACACATCCATCTAGACAAAAATCAGTTGGGCGGTGAACTTGAAGATTCGCTTTTCAACATATCGTCTCTGATAACATTGGATCTTGGATACAACAATTTTACAGGAAACATCCCACACACCATAGCTTCACTTTCAAGCCTCAACTTCCTTCTCCTCAATAATAACCAATTGGATGGAGAAATTCCAATTCAGATTTGTCTGTTAAACAAGTTATCCATCATGGATTTGTCTTTTAACAAGCTTTATGGTCCACTCCTTCCTTGTTTGGGTAACTTCATGCAAGCAGAAAATGACGCAGAAACAAGAAGTGTATATTATCAAGCATCTTCCAGGTTAGCTTGGTTAGATTTCAAGAATTGGATAAGTTCAACAAGGCACTACCACATTTCATATGGATTTCTAAGTGACTTCGATTTGATGGATGTGGAAACCCGAGTCCAGTTTTCAACAAAAAGAAACTCGTACACTTACAAGGGAAGCATTCTAAAATATATGTCGGGTATTGATCTCTCAAGTAACAGATTAACGGGTGAAATTCCTGTTGAGCTAGGGAACCTGGGCAAAATACATGCATTTAATCTATCGCACAACCATATCTTTGGAAGAATCCCATATACCTTCTCATATTTACATGAAATCGAGAGTCTGGACCTATCCCACAACAGCTTGAATGGGACAATTCCTGTTGACCTACTTGAGCTACACTTTTTGGCAATATTCAGCGTAGCATACAATAACTTATCTGGTGCAGTACCACCATTTAAAGCTCAATTCTCAACTTTCGACAAAAGCAGCTATCAGGGGAATCCTTTGCTATGTGGTTATCCATTAGACAACGAGTGTAACGGTACTAAATCATCAAACACCTCAAACAATGGAAATGAGGAATCTGCAGGATTTATGGATACAGACAGTTTTTACATCAGCTTTGTTGCGTCTTATGGAGCAATCTTACTAGGAATAACTGCAGTACTCGGAATCAATCCTTATTGGAGAACAACATGGTTTAGGCTTGTTGAGGTTTTGATGCTCAGCTCTTACTATTTTCTCTTAGACAATGTTGTTACGCCCATCAAGAATAGATGGTGGAGGAACCTTGGATAA